The Oscillospiraceae bacterium genome has a segment encoding these proteins:
- a CDS encoding CHAP domain-containing protein, which yields MKKAIIALISLLIFCIVFPSTVSAESARSHYKPRLTAPTSDNAYYNSKLNRYSQTGYGMPNCVAYAYGRVYEMNGKAPKITHGNAGEWWSINKQGGYYKYGSKPKVGAVVVWSNHVAVVEQIHKNGSITISESHYGGTYFDTKTVTDYTYHYGQTFYGFIYTYQGSAKKKSKPKPKQYTAAKTAVTAPEEQEQVFRILEIDDSKAATQEIVQNDKLLQASAASHSTKKADTEKRAAAQKAAMQTAEKSVAA from the coding sequence ATGAAAAAGGCAATCATAGCCCTTATTTCTCTGCTTATTTTTTGCATAGTATTCCCGTCTACCGTGTCGGCAGAGTCCGCAAGGAGCCATTACAAGCCCCGGCTGACTGCCCCCACCTCAGACAACGCCTATTATAACAGCAAGCTGAACCGTTACAGCCAGACCGGCTACGGTATGCCCAACTGCGTGGCCTACGCCTACGGCCGGGTGTACGAGATGAACGGCAAGGCCCCCAAGATCACCCACGGCAACGCCGGCGAGTGGTGGAGCATTAACAAGCAGGGCGGCTATTACAAGTACGGCAGCAAGCCCAAGGTGGGCGCAGTGGTGGTTTGGAGCAACCATGTGGCCGTGGTGGAGCAGATCCACAAGAACGGCAGCATTACCATTTCCGAGTCCCACTACGGCGGCACCTATTTTGACACCAAGACCGTCACCGACTACACCTACCATTACGGCCAGACTTTTTACGGCTTCATCTACACCTATCAGGGCAGTGCCAAGAAAAAGAGCAAGCCCAAGCCCAAACAGTACACCGCCGCCAAAACCGCAGTAACCGCACCGGAAGAGCAGGAACAGGTATTCCGTATACTGGAGATCGACGACAGCAAGGCAGCCACGCAGGAGATCGTGCAAAACGATAAACTGCTGCAAGCTTCCGCTGCCAGCCACTCCACCAAGAAGGCAGATACGGAAAAACGCGCCGCTGCGCAAAAAGCGGCCATGCAAACTGCGGAAAAGTCCGTTGCTGCATAA
- the hrcA gene encoding heat-inducible transcriptional repressor HrcA: protein MLGERRAAILRLIIEYYIKTGEPIGSKTLCNLLPYAVSSATIRNEMAHLSNLGYLEQRHTSGGRVPGKNAYRFYVDHLMEPKALSPYETAKIDERLSVNAGDAQRLLADAADLLADATHCAAFSCALADAGDVIQGVQLIPAGGGRAMLVMLTAGGRIKSSICRLSCPADDGFMAAFYDVMHSTFIGTRLSDVSIATVQSTAVTLGSRIFDMLPVLSSLCALCAETRQDSLLFAGETNLLSHEELGNEVYKLLTFLTNRPRFLTLAKQFADAPARSALFIGEENPYFELKNTATMLCSLHYNSQQRAVLGVIGSTRMDYATIVPRAQYVMNKTTDLLAEGGITNG, encoded by the coding sequence ATGCTTGGTGAACGCAGAGCCGCCATACTCCGCCTGATTATTGAGTATTACATCAAGACAGGCGAGCCTATCGGCTCCAAAACTCTGTGCAACCTTTTGCCTTACGCTGTATCCAGCGCCACCATTCGCAACGAAATGGCGCACCTGAGCAACCTGGGCTACCTGGAACAGCGCCACACCAGCGGCGGCCGTGTGCCGGGCAAGAATGCCTACCGCTTTTATGTGGATCACCTAATGGAGCCTAAGGCGCTGTCCCCTTATGAGACAGCCAAGATCGACGAACGCCTGTCCGTCAACGCCGGAGACGCCCAGCGCCTGTTGGCTGATGCGGCGGATCTGCTGGCAGACGCCACCCACTGCGCCGCCTTTAGTTGCGCACTGGCAGACGCCGGCGATGTGATTCAGGGCGTGCAGTTAATCCCTGCCGGAGGCGGCCGCGCCATGTTGGTCATGCTTACCGCCGGTGGGCGTATCAAATCTTCGATTTGCCGGCTCAGTTGCCCGGCGGACGACGGATTTATGGCCGCCTTTTACGATGTGATGCACAGCACATTCATCGGCACCCGGCTCAGCGATGTAAGCATTGCCACGGTGCAAAGCACAGCCGTAACCCTGGGCAGCCGCATTTTTGATATGCTGCCGGTGCTCAGCAGTCTGTGCGCCCTGTGCGCGGAAACGCGGCAGGACAGCCTGCTCTTTGCCGGCGAGACCAATTTGCTCTCTCACGAGGAACTGGGCAACGAGGTATATAAGCTGCTGACCTTTCTCACCAACCGGCCACGCTTTTTGACCCTGGCGAAGCAATTTGCTGACGCCCCGGCGCGCAGTGCTCTGTTTATCGGTGAGGAGAACCCGTACTTTGAGCTGAAAAACACAGCCACCATGCTGTGCAGTCTGCACTACAACAGCCAACAGCGCGCGGTTCTGGGCGTGATCGGCTCCACCCGCATGGACTACGCCACCATTGTGCCCCGGGCACAGTATGTTATGAATAAAACCACAGATCTTCTTGCTGAAGGAGGTATAACCAATGGCTAA
- the grpE gene encoding nucleotide exchange factor GrpE, which translates to MAKKKQAEEKPNTQAAAAETETETTPPQAEENNQTQTDDPTAALEKELADTKDQLLRLTAEYANFRKRSDKEKGDTYAYATGKTVEAFLPVFDNLERALGATQQDFEGLQKGVQMTFDGLTATLEKLGVTAYGAPGETFDPNLHHAVMHVEDENLDENVITDVFQRGYKMDDRIIRPAMVKTAN; encoded by the coding sequence ATGGCTAAAAAGAAGCAGGCAGAGGAAAAGCCAAACACCCAGGCTGCCGCTGCCGAAACAGAAACCGAAACCACACCGCCACAGGCGGAAGAAAACAACCAGACCCAAACAGACGACCCTACGGCGGCGCTGGAAAAGGAGCTGGCAGACACAAAAGATCAGCTGCTGCGGCTGACGGCGGAATACGCCAATTTCCGCAAGCGCAGCGATAAAGAAAAGGGCGATACTTACGCCTACGCCACCGGCAAGACCGTGGAGGCATTTCTCCCGGTGTTTGACAATCTGGAGCGGGCGCTGGGCGCCACCCAGCAGGACTTTGAGGGCCTGCAAAAGGGCGTGCAAATGACCTTTGACGGTCTGACTGCCACCCTGGAGAAGCTGGGCGTCACCGCTTACGGCGCCCCGGGCGAAACCTTTGACCCCAACCTGCACCATGCAGTGATGCATGTGGAGGATGAGAACCTGGATGAAAATGTCATTACCGATGTTTTTCAACGGGGATATAAAATGGATGATCGGATCATCCGACCGGCAATGGTCAAAACAGCAAATTAA
- the dnaK gene encoding molecular chaperone DnaK, producing the protein MSKIIGIDLGTTNSCVSVIEGGEAVVIPNAEGARTTPSVVAFSKDGERMVGNVAKRQAITNPERTIASIKRHMGSDYKVNIDGKAYTPQEISAIILQKLKSDAESYLGDKVTEAVITVPAYFTDAQRQATKDAGKIAGMEVKRIINEPTAAALAFGIDQENDQKVMVYDLGGGTFDVSIIEMGDGVQEVLATAGNNHLGGDDFDKKIMDWLVAEFKKEQGIDLSGDKMAMQRIKEAAEKAKIDLSGMTTAQISLPFITADATGPKHMETTLSRAKFNEMTADLVEATMGPVRQAMSDSGLTMNDIDKILLVGGSTRIPAVQEAIKKFSGKEPFKGINPDECVAMGAALQGGVLGGDVKGLLLLDVTPLSLGIETMGGVNTVIIERNTTIPTKKSQIFSTAADNQTSVEVHVLQGEREFAKDNKTLGMFHLDGIMPARRGVPQIEVTFDIDSNGIVHVSAKDLGTGKEQHISITASSNMSKDDIDKAVKEAEQFAAEDKKKREAVDLRNNADQMVYQTEKLLSENGDKFSDDDKSALNTKLDALKEALKGDNTDAIKSAEEDLTNKFYEVSQKIYEATQGAQGPQPGAAPGADAAQGGNDAGYTDADYTEVDDN; encoded by the coding sequence ATGTCTAAGATTATTGGTATTGATTTAGGTACAACAAACAGCTGCGTCAGCGTGATTGAGGGCGGCGAAGCCGTAGTGATCCCCAACGCAGAGGGTGCCCGCACCACCCCGTCCGTGGTGGCGTTCAGCAAGGACGGCGAGCGCATGGTGGGCAATGTGGCAAAGCGCCAGGCCATCACCAATCCGGAGCGTACCATCGCTTCCATCAAGCGCCACATGGGCTCCGACTACAAAGTCAACATTGACGGCAAGGCCTACACCCCCCAGGAGATCAGCGCTATCATTCTGCAAAAGCTGAAGAGCGACGCAGAGAGCTACCTGGGCGACAAGGTAACGGAAGCGGTCATCACCGTACCCGCTTACTTTACGGACGCGCAGCGCCAGGCCACCAAGGACGCCGGTAAGATCGCCGGTATGGAAGTAAAGCGAATCATCAACGAGCCCACCGCTGCGGCGCTGGCCTTTGGTATCGACCAGGAAAACGACCAGAAAGTGATGGTCTACGACCTGGGCGGCGGTACATTCGATGTATCCATCATTGAGATGGGCGACGGCGTACAGGAAGTCCTGGCAACAGCCGGTAACAACCACCTGGGCGGCGATGACTTTGATAAGAAAATCATGGACTGGCTGGTTGCCGAGTTTAAGAAAGAACAGGGCATTGACCTGTCCGGCGACAAAATGGCTATGCAGCGCATTAAGGAAGCCGCAGAGAAAGCCAAGATCGACCTGTCCGGTATGACCACGGCGCAGATCTCTCTGCCCTTCATCACCGCAGACGCTACCGGCCCCAAGCACATGGAGACCACCCTGTCCAGAGCCAAGTTTAACGAAATGACCGCAGACCTGGTAGAGGCTACCATGGGCCCGGTTCGCCAGGCCATGAGCGACTCCGGCCTGACCATGAACGACATTGACAAGATCCTGCTGGTAGGCGGTTCCACCCGTATTCCCGCCGTACAGGAAGCCATTAAGAAGTTCAGCGGCAAAGAGCCGTTTAAGGGCATTAACCCGGATGAGTGCGTAGCTATGGGCGCTGCCCTGCAAGGCGGCGTACTGGGCGGCGATGTAAAGGGCCTGCTGTTGCTGGATGTGACGCCCCTGTCCCTGGGTATTGAAACCATGGGCGGCGTAAACACCGTGATCATTGAGCGCAACACCACCATCCCCACCAAGAAGAGCCAGATCTTCTCCACCGCAGCCGACAACCAGACCTCCGTGGAGGTGCACGTGCTGCAAGGTGAGCGTGAGTTTGCCAAGGACAACAAGACCCTGGGTATGTTCCACCTGGACGGCATTATGCCCGCCCGCCGCGGTGTGCCCCAGATCGAAGTGACCTTTGATATTGACTCCAACGGCATTGTGCATGTAAGCGCCAAGGACCTGGGCACCGGCAAGGAGCAGCACATCAGCATTACCGCCTCCTCCAACATGAGCAAGGACGACATCGACAAGGCAGTGAAGGAAGCAGAGCAGTTCGCCGCCGAGGATAAGAAGAAGAGAGAGGCCGTAGACCTGCGCAACAACGCAGACCAGATGGTTTACCAGACCGAGAAGCTGCTCAGCGAGAACGGCGACAAGTTCAGTGATGACGACAAGAGCGCGCTGAACACCAAGCTGGACGCGCTGAAGGAAGCACTGAAGGGCGACAACACAGACGCCATTAAGAGCGCCGAAGAGGACCTGACCAACAAGTTCTACGAGGTGTCTCAAAAGATCTATGAAGCCACCCAGGGCGCGCAGGGTCCCCAGCCCGGCGCAGCACCCGGTGCAGATGCAGCACAGGGCGGCAATGACGCCGGTTACACCGACGCAGACTACACCGAGGTGGACGATAACTAA
- the dnaJ gene encoding molecular chaperone DnaJ, which yields MPEEKRDYYEVLGISKGASEDEIKKAYRKTAKKYHPDLHPDDPVAEAKFKECNEAYEVLGDPQKKARYDQFGFAGVDPNYGAGQGGYGGGGFGFDGGDIDLGDIFSSIFGGGGGGFGFGGRNPNAPVRGRDVRASVTLTFEEAAKGCKKTVSTQRVEDCSACGGTGAAKGTSPKTCPDCQGRGVVNVQQRTAFGVMNSQHTCSRCGGRGKIVDDPCKKCGGKGKVRAARQIEINIPAGIDDGQVVTVRGNGDAGMNGGPAGDLHIEVRIKKHRNFTRDGYNVWYNKHVSITEATLGAELQVPTLDGNVKYNMPAGTQPGAVFKLKGKGIQRLNSVGKGDEYVQIIVDIPTGLTHEQKELLRTFDKSYTPPKNPPKEGFFDKFKKK from the coding sequence ATGCCTGAAGAAAAACGAGATTACTACGAGGTGCTGGGCATAAGCAAAGGCGCCTCGGAGGATGAGATCAAAAAAGCATACCGCAAAACCGCCAAGAAGTACCACCCGGACCTGCACCCGGACGACCCGGTGGCCGAGGCCAAATTCAAGGAATGTAACGAGGCCTACGAGGTGCTGGGCGATCCCCAAAAGAAAGCTCGATACGACCAATTCGGCTTTGCCGGGGTTGACCCCAACTACGGTGCCGGACAGGGCGGCTACGGCGGCGGTGGCTTTGGCTTTGACGGCGGCGACATTGACCTGGGCGATATCTTCTCCTCCATCTTTGGCGGTGGAGGCGGCGGCTTCGGCTTTGGCGGGCGCAACCCCAATGCGCCGGTGCGCGGTCGGGATGTGCGAGCGTCTGTGACCCTGACCTTTGAAGAAGCAGCCAAGGGCTGCAAAAAGACCGTCAGCACCCAGCGGGTCGAGGATTGCTCTGCGTGCGGCGGCACCGGTGCGGCGAAAGGCACCAGTCCCAAGACCTGCCCGGACTGCCAAGGACGCGGCGTAGTCAATGTGCAGCAGCGCACCGCCTTCGGTGTAATGAACAGCCAGCACACCTGCTCCCGCTGCGGCGGCCGGGGCAAAATCGTAGACGACCCCTGCAAAAAGTGCGGCGGCAAGGGCAAGGTGCGTGCCGCGCGGCAAATTGAAATCAACATTCCCGCCGGGATTGATGACGGCCAGGTTGTGACCGTGCGCGGTAACGGCGACGCCGGTATGAACGGCGGCCCTGCCGGTGATCTGCACATTGAAGTGCGGATCAAGAAGCACAGGAACTTTACCCGGGACGGCTATAATGTATGGTACAACAAGCATGTGAGCATTACCGAGGCCACCCTGGGCGCAGAATTACAGGTGCCCACCCTGGACGGCAATGTGAAGTACAATATGCCTGCCGGTACACAGCCGGGCGCCGTGTTTAAGCTGAAGGGTAAAGGTATTCAGCGGCTGAACAGTGTGGGCAAAGGCGACGAATATGTACAGATCATTGTAGATATTCCCACCGGTCTGACTCACGAGCAAAAGGAACTGCTGCGTACCTTTGATAAAAGCTACACGCCCCCCAAGAACCCGCCTAAAGAAGGCTTTTTTGACAAGTTCAAGAAGAAATAA
- a CDS encoding DUF3048 domain-containing protein → MHDSDELDDILNEIRNHQNPHTEDAPPEPEPPQTVDMPLFDHADAPTPAPKDLPENPTLPTEAAKETPAASAMPETTPTADGREDVYTNVFSGTEETRAEATYTPPTRPLGDDEYPEEEMKKNDKQKKIIIAVVAVVVVIAVALGIYFGVVRGKNEEPTSGVTNAATEATTQATVAVVNPFTGENDYNENAVGKRPVALVVENAQAARPQWGINSPDIIVEGEVEGGETRMLWLFADYTSVPDKIGPMRSARPPYIRFSEMFDAVFIHWGQSKSKGSYVGANTVFAQDNVDHINQMTYSGKVDLFTRDQTRNVASEHTGVLRGKKIASALKEQKIRTKVNEAKFTTFDFNKKATAVGDDPCNALALTFSNRTRTRDWTYKSDDKMYHSTDYETDVKMKNLIVLFDNTSYTTKANYKGSGKGETYCNYDLAGGKGVLASQGTYTEIKWSKKDGKLSLTTTDGQPLKLNPGRSWIGYASANNGGKVVEK, encoded by the coding sequence ATGCATGATTCCGATGAGCTGGATGATATTCTGAACGAAATTCGGAACCACCAAAACCCGCACACAGAGGATGCGCCCCCAGAGCCGGAGCCGCCTCAGACCGTAGATATGCCGCTGTTTGACCACGCAGACGCCCCCACGCCTGCGCCGAAGGATTTGCCGGAGAATCCCACCCTGCCCACAGAGGCAGCAAAGGAAACACCGGCCGCCTCCGCTATGCCGGAGACCACACCCACCGCAGACGGCAGAGAAGATGTATATACCAATGTATTTTCCGGCACGGAGGAGACCCGGGCAGAGGCAACCTACACGCCCCCGACCCGACCCCTTGGTGACGATGAATATCCGGAGGAAGAAATGAAGAAGAACGATAAGCAAAAGAAAATTATTATTGCCGTTGTGGCTGTTGTGGTTGTGATTGCCGTGGCCCTGGGCATTTACTTTGGCGTGGTACGTGGCAAAAACGAGGAGCCAACCTCCGGCGTGACCAATGCCGCTACCGAAGCCACCACCCAGGCAACGGTGGCCGTGGTGAACCCCTTTACCGGTGAGAACGACTACAATGAGAACGCGGTAGGCAAGCGCCCGGTGGCCCTGGTGGTAGAGAACGCCCAGGCTGCCCGTCCCCAGTGGGGGATCAATTCCCCGGATATTATCGTAGAGGGCGAAGTGGAAGGCGGCGAGACCCGTATGCTGTGGCTCTTTGCCGACTATACCTCTGTGCCGGACAAGATCGGCCCTATGCGCAGCGCCCGCCCGCCGTACATTCGCTTTTCCGAGATGTTTGACGCCGTCTTTATCCACTGGGGTCAGAGCAAGAGCAAAGGCAGCTATGTAGGCGCTAACACCGTGTTTGCCCAGGACAATGTGGACCACATTAACCAGATGACTTACAGCGGCAAGGTGGATCTGTTTACCAGAGACCAAACCCGCAATGTAGCCAGCGAGCACACCGGTGTGCTGCGCGGCAAAAAAATCGCCTCTGCCCTGAAAGAGCAGAAGATCCGCACCAAGGTCAACGAGGCCAAGTTTACCACCTTCGACTTTAACAAAAAGGCAACTGCCGTGGGTGATGATCCCTGCAACGCACTGGCGCTGACCTTCTCTAATCGCACCCGCACCCGCGACTGGACCTATAAAAGCGATGACAAAATGTACCACAGCACCGATTATGAAACGGATGTAAAGATGAAGAACCTGATCGTGCTGTTTGACAACACCTCTTACACCACCAAGGCCAATTACAAAGGCAGCGGTAAGGGCGAGACCTACTGTAACTACGATCTGGCCGGCGGCAAGGGTGTGCTCGCTTCTCAGGGCACCTATACCGAGATCAAGTGGAGCAAAAAGGACGGCAAGCTGTCCCTGACCACCACCGACGGTCAGCCCTTAAAACTGAACCCCGGTCGCAGCTGGATCGGCTACGCCTCTGCCAATAACGGCGGTAAAGTCGTGGAAAAGTAA
- the leuB gene encoding 3-isopropylmalate dehydrogenase — translation MKNYKITVLRGDGIGPEIVNECIKVLDKAGEKFGFSFDYNDQLLGGCAIDATGVPYPAETAAACKASDAVLLGAVGGPKWDDQPGSNRPEKGLLAIREDLGLFANLRPAKIFAPLKSASPIKEEIIGDGLDILIVRELTGGIYFGDRGTYEENGVVGAYDTERYTYPEIKRIVKAGFEYAMKRDKRLTCVDKANVLDSSRLWRKIVEETKADYPQVEVSYMYVDNCAMQLVRNPNQFDVIVTSNIFGDILSDEASMISGSIGMLASASLAEGTFGLYEPIHGSAPDIAGQGKANPLATILSGAMMLRYTFGEMEAAQAIEDAVDQALTQARTPDIYEEGFRPVTTAQMGDLVAGLL, via the coding sequence ATGAAGAATTACAAAATCACCGTGTTGCGCGGTGACGGCATTGGGCCGGAGATCGTGAACGAATGTATCAAGGTGCTGGACAAGGCAGGGGAGAAGTTTGGCTTCTCTTTTGACTACAATGACCAGCTATTGGGCGGTTGTGCCATTGATGCCACCGGCGTGCCCTATCCGGCAGAAACGGCGGCAGCCTGCAAAGCATCTGACGCGGTGCTGCTGGGCGCTGTGGGCGGTCCTAAGTGGGACGACCAGCCGGGCAGCAATCGACCGGAAAAGGGTCTGTTGGCCATTCGTGAGGACCTGGGTCTGTTTGCCAATCTGCGCCCGGCCAAGATCTTCGCCCCGCTGAAGAGCGCTTCTCCTATTAAGGAGGAGATCATCGGCGACGGGTTGGACATTCTCATTGTACGCGAGCTGACCGGCGGCATTTACTTCGGCGACCGCGGCACTTATGAGGAGAACGGCGTGGTGGGCGCGTATGATACGGAGCGCTATACTTACCCGGAGATCAAGCGCATTGTCAAGGCCGGTTTTGAGTATGCCATGAAGCGGGACAAGCGGCTGACCTGCGTGGACAAAGCCAATGTACTGGACAGCTCCCGCCTGTGGCGTAAGATCGTAGAAGAGACCAAGGCGGATTACCCCCAGGTGGAGGTGTCCTATATGTATGTGGACAACTGCGCTATGCAGCTGGTGCGCAATCCCAATCAGTTTGATGTGATTGTCACTTCCAATATCTTTGGCGATATTCTGTCTGACGAGGCGTCTATGATCTCCGGCTCCATCGGTATGCTGGCGTCTGCTTCTCTGGCAGAGGGCACCTTTGGCTTGTACGAGCCTATCCACGGTTCCGCACCGGATATTGCCGGCCAGGGCAAGGCCAATCCGCTGGCAACCATTTTGTCCGGCGCCATGATGCTGCGCTACACCTTTGGCGAGATGGAGGCTGCCCAGGCCATTGAGGACGCGGTGGATCAGGCACTGACCCAGGCCCGCACCCCGGATATTTACGAGGAGGGCTTCCGTCCGGTGACCACCGCCCAAATGGGCGACTTGGTGGCCGGCCTGCTGTAA
- the leuA gene encoding 2-isopropylmalate synthase — protein MNQGYKKYKPFTPIDLPDRQWPNHVIDHAPIWCSVDLRDGNQALVDPMNLEEKLEYFKTLIEVGFKEIEVGFPSASETEYEILRTLIDGHYIPDDVTIQVLVQARPHLIKKTFEAIDGAKNVIVHFYNSTSTLQRKVVFKTDMDGVIQIAVDGARLIYELTEEEKKRHPEMNIRFEYSPESFTGTEMDNAVEICRRVMEELHITKENPIILNLPSTVEGSSPNGYADQIEYFCRHLPNRDAAIISLHPHNDRGEGVAATELALMAGADRVEGTLFGNGERTGNVDVVTLALNMWTQGVDPKLDFHNINAIKEVYERCTKMQVPPRQPYAGELVFTAFSGSHQDAINKGKIYMEESGTPYWEIPYLPIDPADVGREYEPIIRINSQSGKGGTAFILANNYGIKMPKSMHPEFSAVVQKACDEKGKELKAEEVFDLFQQEYRNVCGPYRLVNYKISEEKNEQDDLTHVHFSGELKYKDNAPVQIEGNGNGPVAAFCDAMNQTEVASYQFVDYSEHAISVGSDSKAISYIHLKNPQGKDIFGIGVSHNIGYASMKGIICAINRDQPDTMRDDTMPGIFEVC, from the coding sequence ATGAACCAAGGCTACAAGAAGTATAAGCCCTTTACCCCCATTGATTTGCCGGACCGCCAGTGGCCCAACCATGTAATCGACCATGCGCCCATTTGGTGCTCGGTAGATCTGCGTGACGGCAACCAGGCGCTGGTGGACCCGATGAATTTGGAGGAAAAGCTGGAATATTTTAAGACCCTGATTGAAGTTGGGTTTAAGGAGATCGAGGTGGGCTTTCCCTCTGCCAGCGAGACGGAGTATGAGATCCTGCGTACCCTGATCGACGGCCATTATATCCCGGACGATGTGACCATTCAGGTGCTGGTGCAGGCGCGCCCTCACCTGATCAAAAAGACCTTTGAGGCCATTGACGGCGCCAAGAATGTGATCGTGCATTTTTACAATTCCACTTCCACTTTGCAGCGCAAGGTGGTATTTAAGACGGATATGGACGGCGTGATTCAGATCGCTGTGGACGGCGCCCGCTTGATCTATGAACTCACCGAGGAGGAGAAAAAGCGCCACCCGGAGATGAACATTCGCTTTGAGTATTCGCCGGAGTCCTTTACCGGTACGGAGATGGACAATGCGGTAGAGATCTGCCGCCGGGTGATGGAGGAGCTGCATATTACCAAGGAGAACCCCATTATCCTGAACCTGCCCTCCACTGTGGAGGGCTCCTCTCCCAACGGTTATGCAGACCAGATCGAGTATTTCTGCCGTCACCTACCCAACCGGGACGCGGCCATTATCTCCCTGCACCCCCACAATGACCGGGGCGAGGGCGTGGCTGCTACGGAGCTGGCGCTGATGGCCGGCGCCGATCGTGTGGAAGGCACCCTGTTTGGCAACGGTGAGCGTACCGGCAATGTGGATGTGGTGACCCTGGCGCTGAATATGTGGACCCAGGGGGTAGATCCTAAGCTGGATTTCCACAACATCAATGCAATCAAGGAAGTGTATGAGCGCTGCACCAAGATGCAGGTGCCGCCCCGCCAGCCTTATGCCGGCGAGTTGGTGTTTACCGCATTCTCCGGCTCTCATCAGGATGCCATCAACAAGGGCAAGATCTATATGGAAGAAAGCGGCACCCCTTATTGGGAGATCCCGTACCTGCCTATCGACCCGGCAGATGTGGGCCGAGAGTATGAGCCCATCATTCGGATCAATTCTCAGTCCGGCAAGGGCGGCACTGCCTTTATTTTGGCCAACAACTATGGCATCAAGATGCCTAAGTCCATGCACCCGGAGTTTAGCGCCGTGGTACAAAAAGCCTGCGACGAGAAGGGTAAGGAACTGAAAGCGGAGGAGGTCTTTGACCTGTTCCAGCAGGAGTATCGCAATGTGTGCGGCCCCTACCGCCTGGTGAATTACAAGATCAGCGAGGAGAAGAACGAGCAGGACGATCTGACCCATGTGCATTTCTCCGGCGAGCTGAAATACAAGGACAATGCGCCGGTGCAGATTGAGGGCAACGGCAACGGCCCGGTGGCTGCGTTCTGCGACGCTATGAACCAAACCGAGGTGGCCAGCTACCAGTTTGTGGATTACAGCGAGCACGCCATCTCCGTGGGCTCCGACTCCAAGGCCATCAGCTATATTCACTTAAAGAACCCACAGGGCAAGGACATTTTCGGTATCGGCGTCAGCCACAACATCGGTTATGCGTCCATGAAGGGCATTATCTGCGCCATCAACCGTGACCAACCGGATACTATGCGGGACGATACCATGCCCGGCATTTTTGAGGTTTGCTAA
- a CDS encoding orotate phosphoribosyltransferase: MSQIYTIPCNRNEDVFIHAIPGHYVTASAHLNYYVGTSDIKHNRVVSVEAAKLLAEYYSVRNMDVDTVLCLYETQALGAYMAQELASPSMLAPNPDLQVYVLGPEYDTQGNMIFRDNLRRMIQGKNVVVLISCITSGRTVERAVQSARYYGGNVIGISSVFSAAKELCGLEVNTLFTPEDLPNYSYTAAKDCPMCKAGQPVDAIMNGYGYSKL, from the coding sequence ATGAGCCAGATTTATACAATACCTTGTAACAGAAATGAAGATGTGTTTATCCACGCGATTCCCGGCCATTATGTAACCGCTTCCGCCCACCTGAATTACTATGTGGGCACCTCGGACATTAAGCATAATCGGGTGGTGTCTGTGGAGGCTGCCAAGCTGCTGGCCGAGTATTACAGCGTGCGGAATATGGATGTGGACACGGTGCTGTGCCTGTATGAGACCCAGGCGCTGGGCGCTTATATGGCTCAGGAACTGGCAAGCCCCAGTATGCTGGCGCCCAACCCGGACTTGCAGGTTTATGTGTTGGGTCCGGAGTATGACACCCAGGGCAATATGATCTTTCGGGACAATTTGCGCCGGATGATCCAGGGCAAGAATGTGGTGGTGCTCATCTCCTGTATCACCAGCGGCCGCACGGTGGAGCGGGCGGTACAGAGCGCCCGGTATTACGGCGGCAATGTGATTGGCATTTCCTCCGTGTTCAGCGCAGCCAAGGAACTGTGCGGGCTGGAGGTCAACACTCTGTTTACCCCGGAGGATCTGCCCAATTATTCTTATACAGCCGCCAAGGACTGCCCCATGTGCAAGGCCGGTCAGCCGGTAGACGCCATTATGAACGGCTACGGCTACTCCAAACTGTAA